The following proteins are co-located in the Salvelinus fontinalis isolate EN_2023a chromosome 41, ASM2944872v1, whole genome shotgun sequence genome:
- the LOC129840358 gene encoding FERM and PDZ domain-containing protein 4-like isoform X2 produces the protein MDVFGFAKMAKLSGHKTKSSGWPPPSGSWGSLPGPPYGWDMCSSRDGRDYFSNHVSQSSSLEEVHRLDGVQLVPPDPRLVEMRRDPVLGFGFVAGSEKPVVVRSVTPGGPSEGKLIPGDEIIMINDEAVSSAPRERVIDLVRNCKESIMLTVVQPYPSPKSAFISAAKKAKLKSNPVKVRFAEEVIINGQVPNTVKDNSLLFMQNVLKVYLENGQTKSFRFDCSTSIKDVIMTLQEKLSIKCIEHFSLMLEQRTEGSGSKLLLLHEQEKLTQVTQRPGSDKMKCFFRISFVPKDPVDLLRRDAVAFEYLYVQSCNDVVLERFGSELKYDAALRLAALQMYVLTMTTRQTQKVSLKYIQKEWGLALFIPPAVMTSMKEKNIKKALTHILKTNQNLVPPGKKLTALQAKVHYLKYLSDLRLYGGRVFKSILLQGEKQTEVTLLVGPRYGISHVINTKTNLMALLADFSHVNRIEILTEDDINVRVELHVMDVRPITLIMESSDAMNLACLTAGYYRLLVDSRRSIFNMAHCNSIAEEMDQDNLLEWPYSTSLGNCENPNAAGQDERYSNDMDFSNNGGRENNISPYVPEPQHHTLTLQQNERPSEGRRSPQPPPLPPARNKPHDSPRSSKVSFIFGDPPFNTVNPKNLGYERLMDESPEVPENRPIAYLHNINNTGDFRTQVPVPFQFADGSSHVVYSNIGEELVEEPLLRDLCYADTTDDAEDEDDASCEEDSTGGGGGEDGGRGGGGGTTAASKATFLTLSGSSDDIIDLTSLPPPEGGDDDDDDTDGVLHSLNLAIAAPPPGFRDSSDEESPEGRPLATADNDDMPVSLIDAVPTGSHGEGSGGERRLEDAMVTTLQALEALTVSEERPHPPRPQRPQPNSNPGVHMSRAFSPESSSDSGNETNSSEMTETMEQAAAHKLIHENHRRLLIATSEGYQPLTEEKTDFPVSPRVATQKKAHSPSHHRDGGPQLSTTLPKQTLHPDGIELDPETTDSLTNLSSGFSKRPNSVVVGGKRLKKLADTNGKFNTFSTRDGHRGSQLDVERTSFCERLQRRPPLPLPENSISIMAENLAVNSLPSSHHRLPCPPPPHPEQTEPEEELGEAARGDTGAMGGQEEEYLGGAAGPFPSSPTKKPRDPPGGQGDAPGEQLQQVRQGVARLCEYHLAKRISSLQSEAHISLQGSQCSSLDAGCSTGSSACGTPTDSPLCAPDGNHHPLSESSTSLRVFTYEDKAPHGTLGQIPGGRDFHPQADPTLLRKMLPNIHPPGSDTSREGSLRSAKMKETTGSTARRSNLQNDLHAKTACVRGANPKEGNESYRQLINYLTVSQMHQGGRLHSAGLGGGVRKDTRRYITSNPQLIEMVRSKGNTIHRYPCMPSSSSSPFLSPSLVNPNAATSRGDKGSRPYHSATLPTKLKSNPDLHAQKPADSLEVRPSGTERRSSFSGLESELERGAIDPEVERFLSLRDSIHGGGGGNVHRPPSRARSVMSQSGASICGPEDWLRSDCRTKHAVQQALNDSLCFSTAPSVARTEQLGTSLGAEAGDHPSAFTKQARACATAPPPPPPPPPPPPLPANMSTHNSTVPKQESTVTYRQNHIQSVTASLHHQCEPNMNSLQRGRDSSMNSLHLGREPSTNSLHLSREPSTNSLQRGRELRRSTSNVTAGSGSVEVLFDKGRTKCQQQQGQVDPKLQRRPTRKRLSKSYSQGSVASTCWSAGGRDSRRASVMFPLQKDTKHMKGSQKLDSGSPWRCHGPFSYCFFKRKSQAEEDEVEGDERDERGERSRRCRGGEMEEAASIYGPATDAAGDQLYSEVLTNMSFSDRLSRINTLKDRMYIFPVGFSDVHRDASELIALVRSSVGRGDRSGQVPQITADLSQYKQLLSIESKELGRACRRMAQAHGSPEEMLLAITCSFQVLCCLSEACMCLVRGLGASAAQQQREVVAKVDELVMNYICLLRAAEVASIGAPSDHSVNALVRHSSTMSAIANALTRSLKTLLSK, from the exons ATGGACGTCTTTGGTTTCGCAAAGATGGCAAAGCTGtcagg CCACAAGACCAAATCATCGGGCTGGCCTCCCCCCTCTGGATCCTGGGGCTCCCTGCCGGGACCCCCCTATGGCTGGGACATGTGCTCTTCCAGGGACGGCCGAGACTACTTCAGCAA CCACGTGTCCCAGAGCAGCTCCCTGGAGGAGGTGCACCGTCTGGATGGGGTGCAGCTGGTGCCCCCTGACCCCCGGCTAGTGGAGATGAGACGGGACCCCGTCCTGGGGTTCGGCTTCGTGGCTGGGAGCGAGAAACCGGTGGTGGTCCGCTCCGTCACGCCTG gagGTCCCTCGGAGGGAAAGCTGATCCCAGGAGATGAGATCATCATGATCAACGATGAGGCAGTCAGCTCAGCGCCCAGGGAACGAGTCATCGACCTCGTCAg AAACTGTAAGGAGTCCATTATGTTGACTGTTGTCCAGCCGTACCCT TCGCCCAAATCAGCGTTCATCAGTGCAGCCAAAAAAGCCAAGCTCAAGTCCAATCCGGTCAAAGTGCGCTTCGCAGAAGAGGTCATCATTAACGGTCAGGTTCCG AACACAGTGAAGGAcaactctctcctcttcatgcagAACGTTCTGAAGGTGTACCTGGAGAACGGGCAGACCAAGTCGTTCCGGTTCGACTGCAGCACATCCATCAAG GATGTTATCATGACCCTACAAGAGAAGCTGTCCATCAAGTGCATTGAGCACTTCTCCCTGATGCTGGAACAGCGGACGGAGGGATCGGGCAGCAAGCTCCTACTGTTGCATGAACAGGAGAAGCTAACTCAG GTGACACAGAGGCCGGGGTCTGATAAGATGAAATGTTTCTTCAGAATCAGCTTTGTCCCCAAGGACCCTGTGGATCTGCTCAGACGGGATGCCGTGGCATTTGAATACCTCTACGTTCAG AGCTGTAACGATGTGGTTCTGGAGCGCTTTGGCTCGGAGCTGAAGTACGACGCCGCGCTCCGATTGGCCGCTCTGCAGATGTACGTCCTCACTATGACGACCAGGCAGACGCAGAAGGTCTCGCTCAAATATATCCA GAAGGAGTGGGGTCTGGCCCTTTTCATCCCACCAGCAGTGATGACCAGCATGAAGGAGAAGAACATCAAGAAAGCACTGACGCACATCCTCAAAACCAATCAGAACCTAGTGCCTCCAGGAAAAAAG TTGACTGCGTTGCAGGCAAAGGTGCACTACTTGAAGTATCTCAGTGACCTGAGGTTGTATGGAGGGAGAGTGTTCAAATCCATACTTTTG CAAGGGGAGAAGCAGACAGAGGTGACCTTGCTAGTGGGGCCCAGGTACGGCATCAGTCACGTGATCAACACCAAGACCAACCTGATGGCCCTGCTGGCAGACTTCAGCCACGTGAACCGCATCGAGATCCTCACAGAGGATGATATCAACGTCCGCGTGGAGCTACACGTCATGGATGTCAGG CCCATCACGTTGATAATGGAGTCTAGTGATGCCATGAACCTGGCGTGTCTGACAGCAGGGTACTATCGACTCCTAGTGGACTCTAGGAGATCTATCTTCAACATGGCCCACTGCAACAGCATTGCTGAAGAAATGG ATCAGGACAATCTTCTGGAGTGGCCGTACAGCACTTCGTTAGGCAACTGTGAGAACCCCAATGCTGCCGGCCAGGACGAGCGTTACAGCAATGACATGGACTTCTCTaacaatggagggagagagaacaacatCTCTCCCTACGTCCCCGAGCCCCAACACCATACCCTAACCCTGCAGCAGAACGAGAGGCCATCGGAGGGGCGGAGGAGTCCCCAGCCCCCACCTCTCCCCCCCGCCAGAAACAAACCCCATGACTCCCCCCGGAGCTCCAAGGTCTCCTTCATCTTCGGAGACCCCCCTTTCAACACTGTGAACCCCAAGAACTTAGGCTACGAGCGCCTGATGGATGAGAGTCCCGAGGTGCCCGAGAACAGGCCCATAGCCTACTtgcacaacatcaacaacacaggGGACTTCAGGACCCAGGTGCCTGTGCCCTTCCAGTTCGCCGACGGCAGTTCGCATGTGGTCTACAGCAACATCGGTGAGGAGCTGGTGGAGGAACCGTTGCTAAGGGACCTTTGTTATGCAGACACCACGGATGACGCCGAGGATGAGGACGACGCCAGCTGTGAGGAAGACTCTaccggagggggagggggggaggatgGCGGCAGAGGTGGAGGGGGCGGCACGACGGCGGCAAGCAAAGCCACGTTCCTCACCCTCTCGGGCTCCAGCGATGACATCATCGACCTGACCTCACTTCCTCCCCCCGAGGGGGGCGATGACGACGATGATGATACTGAcggcgtcctccattcgctaaaTCTCGCCATTGCCGCCCCGCCCCCGGGGTTCAGAGACAGTTCTGATGAGGAGAGCCCCGAGGGTCGCCCTTTGGCCACTGCCGACAACGATGACATGCCCGTGTCGCTGATCGACGCTGTCCCCACGGGGTCGCATGGCGAGGGGAGCGGCGGGGAAAGGAGGCTGGAGGATGCCATGGTGACAACCCTGCAGGCACTGGAAGCCCTGACCGTGTCCGAGGAGAGGCCACACCCACCACGCCCACAGCGACCACAGCCCAACAGTAACCCAG GTGTGCATATGTCTCGAGCTTTCAGTCCTGAGTCTTCCTCTGACTCAGGCAACGAGACCAACTCCTCAGAGATGACCGAGACCATGGAGCAGGCCGCCGCCCACAAACTCATCCACGAGAACCACAGGCGCCTCCTTATCGCCACCTCCGAGGGCTACCAGCCTCTGACGGAGGAAAAGACAGACTTCCCTGTCTCGCCCAGAGTGGCCACCCAAAAGAAAGCCCACAGCCCCTCCCACCATCGAGACGGCGGGCCGCAGTTGTCCACCACGCTCCCTAAACAGACCCTCCATCCAGATGGCATAGAGCTGGATCCAGAAACCACTGATTCTCTGACTAACCTCTCTTCCGGCTTCAGCAAGCGACCCAACTCCGTGGTTGTTGGAGGGAAAAGGCTAAAAAAGTTGGCCGACACCAACGGGAAGTTCAACACGTTCAGTACCAGAGACGGCCACAGGGGGAGCCAGCTGGATGTGGAGCGTACCTCGTTCTGCGAGAGGTTGCAGAGAAGGCCGCCTCTTCCTCTACCAGAGAATTCCATCTCCATCATGGCGGAGAACCTGGCGGTGAACAGCCTGCCGAGCAGTCACCACAGGCTGCCgtgcccccctcccccacaccctGAGCAGACAGAGCCTGAGGAGGAACTTGGGGAGGCTGCAAGGGGGGACACTGGGGCGATGGGAGGCCAGGAGGAAGAGTACCTGGGGGGAGCGGCAggtcccttcccctcctcccctaccaAGAAGCCCCGGGACCCCCCCGGTGGACAGGGAGATGCCCCAGGGGAGCAGCTGCAGCAAGTGAGGCAAGGGGTTGCCCGGCTGTGTGAGTACCACCTAGCCAAACGGATCTCGTCCCTTCAGAGCGAGGCCCACATCTCCCTGCAGGGCTCCCAGTGCTCATCACTGGACGCGGGCTGCAGCACGGGGAGCAGCGCCTGTGGCACCCCAACGGATTCGCCCCTCTGTGCCCCTGACGGCAACCACCATCCACTCTCCGAATCTTCCACGTCCCTCAGGGTTTTCACCTACGAGGACAAGGCTCCCCACGGCACCCTGGGACAGATCCCTGGGGGCAGGGACTTCCACCCCCAAGCAGACCCCACACTCCTGCGGAAGATGCTGCCCAACATACACCCTCCTGGGTCAGACACCAGCAGAGAGGGTTCCCTCCGGTCGGCCAAGATGAAAGAAACCACAGGTAGTACAGCTAGAAGGAGTAACCTTCAAAATGATCTGCATGCCAAGACAGCCTGTGTAAGGGGTGCTAACCCCAAGGAAGGGAATGAGTCCTATAGGCAGCTCATTAACTACCTGACAGTGAGCCAGATGCACCAGGGAGGCAGGTTGCACAGTGCAGGCTTGGGAGGGGGAGTCAGGAAGGACACTAGGAGATATATTACCAGTAATCCCCAACTGATAGAGATGGTTAGGAGTAAAGGGAACACCATTCACCGCTATCCCTGCatgccctcctcatcctcctcacccTTCCTCAGCCCGAGTCTAGTGAACCCCAATGCAGCCACCTCACGGGGTGACAAAGGCTCCCGACCGTATCACTCCGCCACGCTGCCCACTAAATTGAAGAGCAATCCTGACTTGCATGCTCAGAAACCCGCTGACAGTCTTGAAGTAAGGCCCAGTGGCACAGAGAGGAGGAGCTCCTTTTCGGGCCTTGAGAGTGAGTTAGAGAGGGGCGCCATCGACCCTGAGGTCGAGCGGTTCCTGTCCCTGAGGGACAGCATCCATGGAGGGGGTGGGGGCAATGTCCACAGGCCCCCCTCCAGAGCACGGAGTGTGATGTCCCAAAGCGGTGCCAGCATCTGTGGCCCAGAGGACTGGCTCAGGTCTGACTGCAGGACAAAGCATGCCGTCCAACAGGCTCTTAAcgattctctctgtttctctactgCCCCTAGTGTAGCTCGCACAGAGCAGCTGGGGACGTCACTGGGAGCGGAAGCAGGAGATCACCCATCCGCTTTCACTAAGCAGGCCAGAGCCTGTGCCAcagctccacctcctcctcctccaccacctccaccacctcccctaCCAGCCAACATGAGCACCCACAACTCCACTGTGCCAAAGCAGGAGTCCACCGTCACATACAGACAAAACCACATCCAGTCAGTCACAGCCAGCCTCCACCACCAGTGCGAGCCCAATATGAACAGCCTCCAGCGGGGCAGGGACTCCAGTATGAACAGCCTCCACCTGGGCAGGGAGCCCAGCACCAACAGCCTCCACCTGAGCAGGGAGCCCAGCACCAACAGCCTGCAGCGGGGCAGGGAGCTCAGGCGGAGCACCAGTAATGTAACTGCGGGCTCCGGGAGTGTGGAGGTGCTCTTTGACAAAGGCAGAACCAAGTGCCAGCAGCAGCAAGGACAAGTTGACCCCAAACTACAAAGGAGACCGACAAGGAAGAGGCTGTCGAAGAGCTACTCACAGGGCTCGGTAGCGTCCACCTGCTGGTCGGCTGGGGGCAGAGACAGCCGGAGGGCCTCAGTGATGTTCCCCCTGCAGAAGGACACCAAGCACATGAAGGGCTCGCAGAAGCTGGACTCGGGCAGCCCCTGGAGGTGCCACGGGCCCTTCAGCTACTGCTTCTTCAAGAGGAAGAGCCAAGCGGAGGAGGATGAGGTAGAGGGGGACGAGAGGGACGAGAGGGGCGAGAGGTCGAGGCGCTGCCGTGGCGGGGAAATGGAGGAAGCAGCGTCTATCTACGGCCCGGCCACGGACGCAGCAGGCGACCAGCTCTACAGCGAGGTCCTGACCAACATGAGCTTCAGCGACCGGCTGTCGCGCATCAACACACTCAAAGACCGCATGTACATCTTCCCCGTTGGCTTCTCGGACGTACACCGCGACGCCAGCGAGCTCATCGCCCTAGTGCGCTCAAGCGTAGGCAGGGGGGACCGCAGCGGCCAGGTGCCACAGATCACAGCAGACCTGTCCCAATACAAGCAGCTACTATCCATCGAGTCTAAAGAGCTGGGGAGAGCATGTCGCAGGATGGCCCAGGCCCACGGCAGCCCAGAGGAGATGCTGCTGGCCATCACCTGCAGTTTCCAGGtgctgtgctgtctgtctgaggcCTGCATGTGCCTGGTGAGGGGCTTGGGGGCATCAGCCGCCCAACAGCAGAGGGAGGTGGTGGCCAAGGTGGACGAGCTGGTCATGAACTACATCTGCCTGCTGCGCGCAGCCGAGGTGGCGTCCATCGGAGCGCCCAGCGACCACAGCGTCAATGCCCTGGTCCGCCATTCCAGCACCATGTCAGCCATCGCCAACGCACTCACCCGCTCCCTCAAAACGCTGCTTAGCAAGTAG